CAGGTGAAGATGGCTCAGCAGACTTAAAATATATATTGAAGGTTGCTAATGACTTGGGGCCTATTTTGGACCAATACGTGGTGGTTATCGACAAGAGTACCGTACCTGTGGGTACAGCCGAAAAAGTACATGCTGCTATTGCCAAAAATGCTTCAGTGGAGTTGTTTGATGTGGTATCGAACCCCGAGTTTTTGCGTGAGGGTGTAGCCGTAGAGGACTTTATGAAGCCCGACCGTGTGGTGATTGGTACAACTTCAGAGAAAGCCAAGGCTGTGATGAACAAGCTATATGCTCCGTTGGTGCGTCAGGGCAACCCTATTATCTTTATGGATGAGCGTTCGGCCGAAATGACCAAATATGCTGCCAATGCGTTTTTGGCTACCAAAATCACCTTTATGAACGAGATTGCTAACCTTTGTGAAAAGGTTGGAGCCAATGTAGACGATATTCGTCGTGGTATAGGTACAGATTCTCGTATCGGAAAGCGTTTCTTGTTTGCGGGTATTGGTTATGGTGGTAGTTGTTTTCCCAAAGATGTTCAGGCGTTAGAAAAAACCTCTCAGGATTCAGGCTACGACTTTCAGATATTGAAGGCGGTTATGAATGTCAACGAAGACCAAAAGACCAAGCTTATTCCACGTATCAAAGAGCATTTCGGAGGCGATTTGCAAGGGAAAGTCTTTGCTATG
The DNA window shown above is from Flectobacillus major DSM 103 and carries:
- a CDS encoding UDP-glucose dehydrogenase family protein, whose translation is MKIAVIGTGYVGLVTGTCFAETGNQVTCVDIDEKKVEKMKNGIIPIYEPGLDVLFNRNTAEGRLKFTTNLAEGIQDAKVIFLALPTPPGEDGSADLKYILKVANDLGPILDQYVVVIDKSTVPVGTAEKVHAAIAKNASVELFDVVSNPEFLREGVAVEDFMKPDRVVIGTTSEKAKAVMNKLYAPLVRQGNPIIFMDERSAEMTKYAANAFLATKITFMNEIANLCEKVGANVDDIRRGIGTDSRIGKRFLFAGIGYGGSCFPKDVQALEKTSQDSGYDFQILKAVMNVNEDQKTKLIPRIKEHFGGDLQGKVFAMWGLAFKPYTDDIREAPALYNIKELLAEGAIIKAFDPEAMENVKGVIGDSITYTKGPYEAIKDADALLIMTEWPQFRTPEFEVMDVLLKNKVIFDGRNLYELEQVKELGYTYYSIGRDTVK